GATTTGTGCCAACCAAAAACGACTCACGTTCCAATATGAAAAATACAAGCAAAGAAAGATAGACGTGGAACCTGTCTTTGGCCAAATCAAATACAATCGCGGGTTTGACCGTTTTTCCCTAAGAGGCCTATCCAAAAACACCACGGATTGGGGTCTTATTTGCATTGCCCATAATCTGAAAAAATGGGAAGGACATACCCAAAAGAAACTCAAAAAGTGTAAAGAATAGAGTCAAAAACCTTCATAACATCCACTTAACCCCATTTTTATCCAACGAATTAAGAGAAAAGAAAAAGGCTGCTCCCAAGAAATCCGTTTTTACCGACCTTTTGGGACAGCCTCCTTTTTATAGAGTATCCTTCTGACGTTGAATGGCTACCGGTCTTCTATGGTAGGATATGATTTCTGGGTTTCATCAAGGGAGCGTTCGCGTTTTGCGGGATATACATCTTCTGGTTGGATTGGTGTGAGCCGCAGCGAAAGTTCTGCTGGTTGTGAGTGGAATCGGCGCTCCAAACGGTCCAGGCGGGCGTTTGTCACCAATTGCTCTCTTTCGATATGGGCCACCGACAGCTTGATGTCGACGATGTCATGTCTGACAGCCCGGGTATCTGAATTGAAAGTTTCGTGTTGAAGTTGTAAGCTGCTGATCTTTTTCTCCAAATTATGGATGGCGTTCAGTAAGTCGTGAATTGTTTCGGTCAGTTTCGTAAGCATATCGTTTACAGGCAATCGATTCACCTCCTTTGATACGTATTGTATCATCGGGTTCGGGATTTGCTCAACCCATTTTTGAAAAGCAGACGGTTGGAATGATATAATACGTCAACACGGAGGTGTACGGATGTTCACTGCTTGCGAGGAACATATTGATATGGCAATTGATGAATTTATTTTTACGTATGAGGAACCGCCCGAACTGCGATTGATCGAAGAACTGTCCGTAGCGGATGACTTGCATTCCAAGTGCCAGTTCTGCGGGGCGCCAACCAAGTATATTGTGACGAAAGAAGTCGAGTAGGTAAGTGGGAACCTGCTGGCGTGGAGTACTCAGAGCTCCGCATTTCGGATGAACCGTTCGTCATTACTCAAATTCCGCGATGGAGTGACAGGATGAACCTTACGATCGTGGCAGTTGGCAAAATGAAAGAAAAGTATTGGCTGCAGGCCGTGGCCGAATATGAAAAACGGCTGTCTGCCTACGCAAAAGTCCGCATCATCGAAGTGGCGGACGAACCGACACCGGACAGCGCTTCGGCCGCACAGGAAGAAGCGGTGAGGGAGAAGGAAGCGGGGCGGATTTTGGCGCAGTTGAAAGAGCGGGATTATGTGATCGCGTTGGCGATCGACGGGCAGACGTTTTCATCGGAGGAGTGGGCGGCGCAGATGGACCGCTTGGCAGGGCAGGGGAACAGTTCATTTGTGTTTGTGATCGGCGGGTCGCTCGGGCTGCATGCGTCCGTGTTGAGCCGCGCGAATCTGAAGCTGTCATTCTCAAAGTTTACATTCCCGCATCAGATGATGCGGGTGATTTTGTTGGAGCAGGTGTACCGGGCGTTTCGGATTTTGAGGGGTGGACCGTATCACAAGTGATGGTAAAACAAAGGATTGAAATTATAATTAGTTCCCCCTGAATAAGTCTAGGTTTTTG
The sequence above is a segment of the Effusibacillus dendaii genome. Coding sequences within it:
- a CDS encoding CxxH/CxxC protein, which encodes MFTACEEHIDMAIDEFIFTYEEPPELRLIEELSVADDLHSKCQFCGAPTKYIVTKEVE
- the rlmH gene encoding 23S rRNA (pseudouridine(1915)-N(3))-methyltransferase RlmH, producing MNLTIVAVGKMKEKYWLQAVAEYEKRLSAYAKVRIIEVADEPTPDSASAAQEEAVREKEAGRILAQLKERDYVIALAIDGQTFSSEEWAAQMDRLAGQGNSSFVFVIGGSLGLHASVLSRANLKLSFSKFTFPHQMMRVILLEQVYRAFRILRGGPYHK